In Luteitalea sp. TBR-22, one genomic interval encodes:
- a CDS encoding GYD domain-containing protein → MAKYLTKAKYNAEGMKGLLKDGGTSRQAAVTKAVKALGGKVEAFYFAYGEADAYVIVDLPDPNAALALTLTINATGVVTTEMVPLVTPKDVDEAVATTVKYRAPGA, encoded by the coding sequence ATGGCCAAGTACCTCACGAAGGCGAAGTACAACGCGGAGGGCATGAAGGGCCTGCTGAAGGACGGCGGGACCTCGCGCCAGGCGGCCGTCACCAAGGCGGTCAAGGCGCTGGGCGGCAAGGTGGAGGCGTTCTACTTCGCGTACGGGGAGGCCGACGCCTACGTGATCGTCGACCTGCCCGATCCCAACGCCGCCCTGGCGCTGACGTTGACGATCAACGCCACAGGCGTGGTGACCACCGAGATGGTGCCGCTGGTGACGCCCAAGGACGTCGACGAGGCAGTCGCCACCACCGTCAAGTATCGGGCGCCCGGCGCCTGA
- a CDS encoding amidohydrolase/deacetylase family metallohydrolase, with product MPIPAVRALFALVALLLATAIAQAQPTYDLLLKGGHVIDPRNGIDGPMDVAVTGGRIAAVRAGIDPGAARQVVDVAGLYVTPGLIDIHVHVFATTGVKGAWAGDNSVLPDGFSFRTGVTTMVDAGSSGWRNFEDFRRTVIDRASTRVLAMLNIAGFGMLTDVPEQNVHDMDARATADMALRHKDVVVGIKSAHYQGPEWISVDRAIEAGTAANVPVMVDFGYFREERPYHQLVTTRLRPGDITTHMFRGPVPYIGADGAVLAYLKRARGRGVVFDVGHGGGSFVFRTMVPAVAQGFYPDTISTDLHTGSMNAGMQDMLTTMSKFLVAGMPLAQVIRASTDAPAKVIKRPGLGHLSVGAEADIAVLRVMEGRFGYADGARGTMTGDKRLLCELTLREGRVAWDWNARTGTDYRKLPPTYGVRDVDRVIVP from the coding sequence ATGCCCATTCCCGCAGTCCGCGCCCTCTTCGCGCTGGTCGCCCTGCTGCTCGCCACGGCGATCGCGCAGGCGCAACCGACGTACGACCTGCTGCTGAAGGGCGGCCACGTCATCGACCCGCGCAACGGCATCGACGGCCCGATGGACGTCGCCGTCACGGGCGGTCGCATCGCGGCGGTGCGCGCCGGCATCGATCCCGGCGCCGCCAGGCAGGTGGTGGACGTCGCCGGCCTCTACGTCACGCCCGGCCTCATCGACATCCACGTGCACGTGTTCGCGACCACCGGCGTGAAGGGCGCCTGGGCTGGCGACAACAGCGTGCTGCCGGACGGCTTCTCCTTCCGCACCGGCGTCACGACGATGGTCGACGCCGGGAGCTCCGGCTGGCGCAACTTCGAGGATTTCCGACGCACGGTCATCGACCGCGCCAGCACGCGCGTGCTCGCGATGCTCAACATCGCCGGCTTCGGCATGCTCACCGACGTGCCCGAGCAGAACGTGCACGACATGGACGCCAGGGCGACCGCCGACATGGCGCTGCGCCACAAGGACGTGGTCGTCGGCATCAAGTCGGCGCACTACCAGGGGCCCGAATGGATCTCGGTGGATCGCGCCATCGAGGCCGGCACGGCCGCCAACGTGCCGGTGATGGTGGACTTCGGCTACTTCCGCGAGGAACGCCCGTACCACCAGCTCGTGACGACGCGCCTGCGGCCCGGCGACATCACCACGCACATGTTCCGCGGGCCGGTGCCCTACATCGGCGCCGACGGCGCCGTGCTCGCGTACCTCAAGCGCGCCCGGGGGCGCGGCGTGGTGTTCGACGTCGGCCACGGCGGCGGCAGCTTCGTGTTCCGCACGATGGTGCCGGCCGTGGCGCAGGGCTTCTACCCCGACACGATCTCCACCGACCTGCACACCGGCAGCATGAACGCCGGCATGCAGGACATGCTGACGACGATGTCGAAGTTCCTGGTCGCGGGGATGCCGCTCGCGCAGGTGATTCGCGCCTCGACCGACGCGCCGGCGAAGGTGATCAAGCGCCCCGGGCTCGGGCACCTGTCGGTGGGCGCCGAGGCCGACATCGCGGTGCTGCGCGTGATGGAGGGACGGTTCGGGTACGCCGACGGCGCGCGTGGCACGATGACGGGCGACAAGCGGCTGCTGTGCGAGCTGACGCTGCGCGAGGGACGGGTGGCGTGGGACTGGAACGCGCGGACGGGCACCGACTACCGCAAGCTGCCGCCGACCTACGGCGTGCGCGACGTCGATCGGGTGATCGTGCCGTAG
- a CDS encoding HDOD domain-containing protein, translated as MIDIKALTRAANDIEALPQSVTRLAAITAGEHWTLQEIEEVVRLDQALTLRLLRAANSAASATAVPIVTVRDAVVRLGIRTLLSLATAVGVQKRLKQGVPEFGLSEGELWRHSVAAALAAESAQGFCQATLPVETYAAALLHDVGKLVMARFLDPEVQRVLAEGRERGGLSSLRAETEVLQVHHGELGGLIAQHWSLPDRLVTGIIHHHTPDLAHDIIADAVHVANIAAKQAGTGYAPTDADLQVSPASLERLGMTQEGFGELVAQVRSRLERVLAAYGA; from the coding sequence ATGATCGACATCAAGGCGCTGACGCGCGCGGCCAACGACATCGAGGCCTTGCCTCAAAGTGTCACCCGGCTGGCCGCGATCACCGCCGGAGAACACTGGACGCTGCAGGAGATCGAGGAGGTGGTGCGCCTGGATCAGGCGCTCACGCTCCGGCTGTTGCGGGCGGCCAACTCCGCCGCCAGCGCCACCGCGGTGCCGATCGTGACCGTGCGCGACGCGGTCGTGCGGCTCGGTATCCGGACGCTGCTGTCGCTGGCGACGGCGGTGGGCGTGCAGAAGCGGCTGAAGCAGGGCGTCCCGGAGTTCGGGTTGTCGGAAGGGGAGCTCTGGCGCCATTCGGTGGCTGCGGCGCTCGCCGCCGAGTCGGCGCAGGGTTTCTGCCAGGCAACGCTGCCGGTGGAGACCTACGCCGCCGCGCTGCTGCACGACGTCGGCAAGCTGGTGATGGCGCGCTTCCTCGACCCCGAGGTGCAGCGCGTGCTTGCCGAGGGGCGCGAGCGAGGCGGCCTCTCGAGCCTGCGCGCCGAGACCGAGGTGCTGCAGGTGCACCACGGCGAGCTGGGCGGGCTCATCGCGCAGCACTGGAGCCTGCCTGACCGGCTGGTGACGGGCATCATCCACCACCACACGCCGGACCTGGCCCACGACATCATCGCGGACGCCGTGCACGTGGCCAACATCGCCGCCAAGCAGGCCGGCACCGGCTACGCGCCGACCGATGCCGACCTGCAGGTGTCGCCGGCCTCGCTCGAGCGCCTCGGCATGACCCAGGAAGGGTTCGGCGAGCTCGTGGCGCAGGTGCGGTCCAGGCTCGAACGCGTGCTCGCCGCCTACGGCGCGTGA